In the Flavobacterium lindanitolerans genome, one interval contains:
- the folE gene encoding GTP cyclohydrolase I FolE, with product MTNNEDFLDEIGDNHIATNAKNPLRSDAFDITDDQKIELIKKDVENILLTLGMDLTDDSLKGTPNRVAKMFVKEIFGGLNPAKKPNASTFINNYKYGEMLVEKNITVYSTCEHHLLPIIGRAHVAYISNGKVVGLSKMNRIVEYFAKRPQVQERLTMQIVQELQKVLNTEDVACVIDAKHLCVNSRGIKDIESSTVTSEFGGKFKNEATRREFLDYIKFDTQF from the coding sequence ATGACAAATAACGAAGATTTTCTAGACGAAATTGGAGATAACCATATTGCCACAAATGCAAAAAATCCTTTAAGAAGCGATGCCTTTGACATTACAGACGACCAAAAGATCGAGCTTATAAAAAAAGACGTAGAAAACATTCTCCTAACATTGGGGATGGACCTTACTGACGACAGTCTAAAAGGCACACCTAACCGCGTTGCCAAGATGTTTGTTAAGGAGATTTTTGGCGGTCTGAATCCGGCAAAAAAACCTAACGCTTCAACATTCATCAACAATTACAAATATGGCGAAATGCTGGTAGAAAAAAACATCACGGTGTATTCTACTTGCGAGCATCACCTGTTGCCAATTATCGGGAGAGCCCATGTTGCCTATATTTCTAACGGAAAAGTAGTTGGTCTTTCCAAAATGAACCGTATCGTTGAGTATTTTGCAAAACGTCCGCAGGTTCAGGAGCGCCTGACCATGCAGATTGTTCAGGAATTACAAAAAGTACTGAATACGGAAGATGTTGCCTGTGTAATTGATGCCAAGCACCTTTGTGTAAATTCCAGAGGAATAAAGGATATCGAAAGCAGCACCGTTACTTCAGAATTTGGAGGTAAATTTAAAAACGAGGCTACAAGACGAGAATTCTTAGATTATATTAAATTTGACACTCAGTTTTAA